The Trypanosoma brucei gambiense DAL972 chromosome 10, complete sequence genome has a segment encoding these proteins:
- a CDS encoding T. brucei spp.-specific protein, with protein MWLRVRLHFLSLFSLYLLVTFLVLIAEFQPTMRLPHPSNSTWYCRVPFFFFLLPFLLLSIFSSFCKFIYGGCDPLFLFLFLHFLYSFLSVMLFFFFFFFSVAASSTLSFDCRNICTASPLQFPVFSFTFFLFSFFVTPRVTAGTAAAFRSSHVFGSFVGGSGGDVTAISGRVRVLCDCGENIWLHTCGEEII; from the coding sequence atgtggttGCGTGTGCGtctacatttcctttcccttttctctctgtaTTTACTGGTAACATTTCTCGTGCTTATTGCCGAGTTTCAGCCGACGATGCGGCTGCCGCATCCGAGCAATTCAACGTGGTATTGCCGcgttcccttcttttttttccttttaccttttttactcctttccattttttcttccttttgcaaATTCATCTACGGGGGTTGCGatcccttatttttgttcctcttccttcattttctctattctttcctctccgttatgcttttctttttctttttttttttttcggtggcCGCCAGTAGTACCCTTTCGTTTGATTGCCGTAACATTTGTACCGCATCGCCCCTACAGTTCCCCGTtttctccttcactttttttcttttttctttttttgttaccccTCGTGTAACTGCGggaactgctgctgcattcCGTAGTTCACATGTGTTTGGCTCATTTGTTGGCGGGAGCGGCGGCGATGTAACGGCTATCAGTgggcgtgtgcgtgtgttgtGTGATTGCGGGGAAAATATTTGGCTTCACACATGCGGGGAAGAAATTATTTGA
- a CDS encoding T. brucei spp.-specific protein — protein MCRVKGKTIFRFALLTVPHTALEKQKRRPFTLNYCHSCIRTLNQRPSRSQPNVPPIQRPTLLSSYQEPTTQAKTATCPPRNIRFDHSASANKKCEAGQQSQCTRSFHSLQGATSVNGNEGRHTVWSHHDTSHNSEIQPQKPPKKEQRLCNQLGKLLGVNYKPITQKTTAQVTAPCRGGHNKCRRADQKGN, from the coding sequence ATGTGTCGGGTGAAAGGGAAGACAATTTTTCGCTTTGCGCTACTCACGGTACCACATACTGCgctggaaaaacaaaaacggcgGCCATTTACACTAAACTACTGCCATTCTTGCATTCGCACACTGAACCAGCGACCATCACGGTCGCAACCAAATGTCCCCCCAATTCAACGCCCTACACTGCTATCTTCATATCAAGAACCCACAACGCAGGCGAAAACTGCAACATGCCCTCCACGTAACATACGGTTCGACCACTCAGCGagtgcaaacaaaaagtgcgAGGCGGGGCAGCAAAGCCAATGCACCCGAAGTTTTCATAGCCTCCAAGGAGCAACCAGCGTGAATGGTAACGAAGGACGGCACACCGTTTGGTCACACCATGACACTAGCCACAACAGCGAAATCCAACCGCAAAAGCCTcccaaaaaagaacaaagactTTGCAACCAGTTGGGCAAATTGCTCGGTGTAAACTACAAACCCATTACTCAAAAAACGACAGCACAAGTGACCGCACCGTGCCGCGGTGGGCATAACAAGTGTCGCCGTGCAGACCAAAAGGGAAATTAG
- a CDS encoding T. brucei spp.-specific protein: MCLCCISYFNVSLTTIIYTLVWFLFSSVTLWGTLPHFVTHFFPFHCAIICIYCLLTSIFFFLFVGGDAHQYHGIFHSYVLVPVLNVSILMFFPPPFSSYFAT; encoded by the coding sequence ATGTGCCTTTGTTGTATTTCATACTTTAATGTTTCTTTAACCACAATCATATACACTTTGGTgtggtttttattttcctctgtgACCTTGTGGGGCACCTTACCTCATTTTgttactcatttttttccttttcactgtGCGATCATTTGTATTTACTGTCTGTTGacttcgattttttttttccttttcgttggTGGGGACGCACACCAATATCATGGGATATTCCATTCATATGTTTTGGTTCCTGTATTAAATGTTTCAATTCTcatgttttttcctccccccttctCGTCATACTTTGCTACGTGA
- a CDS encoding oxidoreductase, putative, producing the protein MQRKIVAKRLSSNFREATEVLSSPIPSYLKSTELLVKNRFVGINASDINFTAGKYLPGTVPPFDCGFEALGEVVAVGDGIKQFCAGDVVVTQAFGAFCEYQVVPSRSAKKVPLLKCEYLPLDLSGTTASISIGEILKPLRGELAVVTAAGGGTGQFAVQILKKVYDCTVVGVTSSCSKENMLKELGCDHVIVGERESVGEAMKQLMPTGVNVAYESVGGDMLDVVVDNISLRGRVLSIGGISGYSNGGSWDYSEKGKAPLPMRLLSKSASLNTFFLPHYIKYAKLHFSRLCQMYEQGTLQSCIDPSKFKGLEAVADAVEYMYERRNKGKVIVEI; encoded by the coding sequence ATGCAGAGGAAAATTGTAGCGAAGAGACTGTCCTCAAACTTCCGTGAAGCTACTGAGGTTCTGTCATCTCCTATCCCTTCCTATCTTAAGTCAACTGAGCTTCTGGTGAAAAACCGGTTTGTTGGCATTAACGCTAGCGATATCAACTTCACTGCAGGGAAATACTTGCCAGGGACTGTACCTCCCTTTGACTGTGGCTTCGAGGCCCTCGGTGAAGTCGTTGCAGTGGGTGATGGTATCAAACAGTTTTGTGCCGGTGATGTTGTAGTCACGCAAGCCTTCGGTGCTTTCTGTGAATATCAAGTGGTTCCTTCCAGATCTGCTAAGAAGGTCCCTTTACTGAAGTGTGAGTATCTGCCCCTTGATCTCAGTGGGACGACCGCATCTATTTCAATAGGTGAGATTTTGAAGCCGTTAAGGGGGGAATTAGCGGTTGTTACGGCCGCTGGTGGAGGGACAGGACAATTCGCCGTGCAGATATTGAAGAAAGTCTACGACTGTACTGTTGTCGGAGTAACTTCCTCCTGCAGTAAGGAAAACATGCTGAAGGAACTAGGGTGTGATCATGTTATTGTTGGGGAACGTGAGTCAGTTGGTGAGGCAATGAAACAACTTATGCCAACGGGTGTAAATGTTGCCTACGAATCTGTGGGAGGTGACATGCTGGATGTCGTGGTAGATAACATTTCCCTCCGCGGCCGCGTACTCTCTATTGGGGGCATTTCTGGGTATAGTAACGGAGGTAGCTGGGACTATTCTGAGAAAGGTAAAGCACCATTGCCAATGCGTCTCTTGTCAAAAAGCGCGTCCCTCAacaccttttttctcccacATTATATCAAATATGCGAAACTACACTTTTCACGGCTTTGCCAGATGTACGAACAAGGAACACTACAGAGCTGTATTGACCCTTCGAAGTTTAAAGGGTTGGAAGCTGTGGCTGATGCGGTGGAGTATATGTACGAAAGGCGGAATAAGGGAAAGGTCATCGTTGAGATTTGA
- a CDS encoding T. brucei spp.-specific protein yields MLAQRGYVGRVTHLPFDRPYLVPFTFGWGSHHSTHPALRSEIFLFRNLWLPPSLPYILLPRVGLGILLVVFSVFWMAAVSQHRPFPVARHSAVLDPSIFSRVTVAPSFSWRGCAPQGTIWPPDGALFWHQRSMAKSVSELPLLTNCLTNGEWLSLFRFHGCLLLPALRVGRFIRLPFLK; encoded by the coding sequence ATGCTTGCGCAGCGAGGTTATGTCGGACGAGTGACCCACCTCCCTTTCGATAGGCCCTATTTGGTGCCATTCACCTTTGGCTGGGGTTCTCACCACTCGACACACCCTGCCCTTCGGTCCgaaattttccttttcaggaATTTGTGGCTTCCACCCTCCCTCCCGTACATCCTTTTGCCACGAGTGGGGCTTGGTATCCTCCTCGTTGTTTTTTCAGTGTTTTGGATGGCGGCTGTGTCGCAGCACCGCCCTTTTCCAGTTGCACGGCACTCCGCGGTGCTCGATCCCAGCATCTTTTCACGCGTAACCGTTgcaccttcattttcctggAGGGGGTGCGCCCCCCAAGGAACGATCTGGCCTCCCGATGGTGCGTTATTCTGGCATCAAAGGTCAATGGCGAAGTCGGTGTCCGAACTTCCGCTGCTTACGAATTGCCTTACGAACGGAGAATGGTTGTCACTCTTTCGCTTTCACGGTTGTCTGCTCCTTCCCGCTCTGCGCGTTGGTCGATTTATCCGGCTCCCCTTCCTAAAGTGA
- a CDS encoding T. brucei spp.-specific protein has product MQDERETRGDRVRLCRGKHMISVYSFHPSYHRQKHMWMKISLREVQAEHLIVFLSYCMCVILCLHFVRATLPPFRSLSPLPVRSHHMLHIFLPCRTRMWRWLCGKEEEGVAVGRVMYIYIYIYI; this is encoded by the coding sequence ATGCAGGacgaaagggaaacaagaggGGACCGTGTGCGTCTATGTAGAGGAAAGCATATGATTTCAGTGTACAGTTTCCATCCTTCTTACCACAGGCAAAAACACATGTGGATGAAAATTTCCCTCAGAGAAGTTCAAGCTGAGCATcttattgttttcctttcgtaCTGCATGTGTGTGATACTGTGCTTACACTTTGTTCGCGCAACATTGCCCCCTTTCCGCTCCCTTTCTCCCCTTCCAGTTCGCTCCCACCACATGCTGCATATCTTTTTACCTTGCCGTACGCGTATGTGGCGGTGGCTGtgtgggaaagaagaagaaggcgTCGCGGTAGGGCGtgttatgtatatatatatatatatatatatataa
- a CDS encoding protein kinase, putative, whose product MLGDRYAVLKALGKGTYGQVLLCHDTKTGAQVAIKVARGDPAYRRAAMNEIGVLRALVNNGDTLNMLGYFEHRKCLCIVTEVLQMSLLDILQGRGYRPLPLRDVHVIAGRVLRALAALHDIGYMHCDVKPENVMLRPPTVHHDTEQDFKGTCLIDFGAVRQFRDNRYYDIQSLWYRAPEVMLCVPYTHRIDSWSVGCLLYELYTGEPLFYGANPQDLLSLISHTVGLPRQERSMCGADYPAQSVVWRGNAVDAETNIRHLVLKLRSKTAENCKSGQLLAEEEAFVNLISRLLEPDERRRLSCSDALSHPFFTQHCVHGGHIEPTVFRAGSDEESSVCGSSPSADFVSSSCNAASSGVSVARWEKRPGFAAQSQRRQQLSFPPSDCTRIPLVGVVGHPTGVVITSSQPSLASSIPGSPLHLLLPPVAYPNTVTALHSAPAQVHQQVHVPPLFVGARTCTGAPAPPNYPNNAAASAGRSGIGARFGNDSRNRDNRMMAADPPGPASLQMVRVAPCAAVSSMYKVLVGNPMGPVLYASSKT is encoded by the coding sequence ATGCTAGGTGACCGCTACGCCGTACTTAAGGCACTGGGAAAGGGCACCTATGGGCAAGTTTTACTCTGTCACGACACAAAAACTGGGGCGCAAGTAGCCATCAAGGTTGCACGGGGTGACCCCGCGTACCGCCGCGCAGCTATGAATGAAATTGGAGTGCTGCGGGCCCTGGTAAACAACGGAGATACGTTGAACATGCTAGGATACTTTGAGCATCGTAAGTGTCTTTGTATTGTGACTGAGGTTCTCCAAATGAGCCTGTTGGACATTCTACAAGGGAGGGGATACCGTCCTTTGCCGTTGCGTGACGTGCACGTCATTGCAGGGCGTGTTCTTCGGGCGCTTGCAGCGCTCCATGATATTGGATACATGCACTGCGACGTTAAGCCGGAAAATGTCATGCTTCGTCCTCCCACTGTGCACCACGACACAGAACAAGATTTCAAAGGAACCTGTCTTATTGATTTTGGAGCGGTGCGTCAGTTTCGTGATAACAGATACTACGACATCCAGTCACTTTGGTATCGTGCGCCCGAGGTTATGCTATGTGTTCCCTACACACATCGTATTGACTCATGGAGTGTAGGGTGTCTACTGTATGAGCTTTACACGGGAGAGCCGCTCTTTTATGGGGCGAACCCACAAGATTTACTGAGCCTGATATCCCACACTGTTGGATTGCCGCGGCAAGAGAGGTCGATGTGCGGTGCGGATTATCCTGCTCAGAGTGTTGTGTGGAGGGGAAATGCGGTGGATGCGGAAACAAATATACGTCACCTCGTTCTCAAGCTACGCAGCAAAACTGCGGAAAACTGTAAGTCAGGTCAGCTACTagcggaggaggaagctTTTGTGAACTTGATTTCGAGGCTCCTTGAACCAGATGAGAGAAGAAGGTTATCTTGTTCTGACGCCCTAAgtcatcccttttttacGCAGCATTGTGTACATGGGGGTCACATCGAGCCTACCGTATTTCGGGCGGGTAGCGATGAAGAAAGCAGCGTATGTGGCTCGTCTCCCTCCGCTGACTTCGTTTCATCATCATGCAACGCAGCGTCTTCCGGTGTCAGTGTTGCTCGATGGGAGAAGCGACCTGGATTTGCCGCTCAGTCGCAGCGCCGGCAGcagctttcctttcctccaagCGACTGTACTAGAATACCTCTTGTTGGGGTTGTTGGCCATCCTACTGGGGTCGTGATAACTTCTTCGCAACCTTCACTGGCCTCCAGCATACCCGGTTCGCCTTTACACCTGCTTCTTCCACCTGTTGCGTACCCCAACACGGTAACCGCCCTCCATTCGGCACCTGCTCAAGTTCATCAACAGGTTCATGTACCACCGCTATTTGTAGGGGCGAGGACATGCACGGGGGCTCCCGCACCCCCGAACTACCCCAACAATGCAGCGGCTAGCGCTGGACGGAGTGGCATTGGCGCGCGCTTTGGAAATGATAGCCGCAACCGTGACAACAGAATGATGGCGGCTGACCCACCTGGACCTGCTTCATTACAAATGGTACGTGTCGCGCCGTGTGCTGCAGTTTCGTCAATGTACAAGGTTCTTGTGGGAAACCCCATGGGACCGGTGCTTTACGCCTCCTCAAAAACCTGA
- a CDS encoding T. brucei spp.-specific protein, translating into MWNAVRVPSQTEKGLFLATMACGCAPTSLLFREKRVNTGEANLPLSMGADTLPPQRTQSPPVWRKVSQGASRFTFWRSRWIHRRTTSNKCGCGCSSSCNQQNQRSNGRNKAWIHPQAIQQESSHPVKLRKNPWTNSMPGVCLFTVTTGQSDKQHGGKTYVCDF; encoded by the coding sequence ATGTGGAATGCAGTGCGGGTGCCGTCTCAAACTGAGAAGGGTTTGTTCCTTGCGACGATGGCCTGTGGGTGCGCACCAACTTCTTTGCTCTTCCGTGAGAAACGTGTGAATACTGGGGAAGCAAACCTTCCACTTTCCATGGGCGCCGACACGTTGCCTCCCCAAAGGACACAAAGTCCACCTGTGTGGAGGAAAGTGTCCCAGGGCGCTTCAAGGTTCACCTTCTGGCGATCCAGATGGATTCACAGGAGGACAACCTCCAACAAATGCGGCTGTGGGTGCAGCTCCAGCTGTAACCAGCAGAATCAAAGGAGTAATGGGAGAAACAAAGCTTGGATACATCCCCAAGCGATTCAGCAGGAGAGTTCCCACCCCGTGAAGTTGCGTAAGAACCCGTGGACTAATAGCATGCCCGGGGTATGCCTTTTTACAGTCACAACCGGGCAAAGCGACAAACAACACGGTGGTaaaacatatgtgtgtgactTCTGA